Genomic segment of Citrus sinensis cultivar Valencia sweet orange chromosome 7, DVS_A1.0, whole genome shotgun sequence:
ACTCCACTAGGTAGAAGGGTTGCCTCAGCTAAAAGAATTGCAGCTGACATTGTACCAAGGATGATAGCTAAAAGCTTCTGAATTTGCTTTCTTAGAATACATTTCCAAACAAACTCTGCAAAGAACCACCATTTTGAAAGTTTACGGTACAAAGACCTACAATCAGATAGACTACTACTGATataatagtaaataaaaaagcatCACAACCACAGGTGGTCAAGataattcataaatataagttaatGAAAAGCAAacataataaatgaaaaaagccAACTTATAAGCATCATAacgggggaaaaaaagagtatTTATACATGATATTTGTCATCATGAAGCATTGATGCAGACGTGATGAGAGACTTACCACAATATTTAGAGTggagaataattaaaaaaaacccaaTGGCCCAGAATAATCATATCCTTTTGAAGATTGTGTCAAAGGAGTCAAGggttaattatttctttttattattattattatttatttatttattttactacaCCCCTAATTTAGGTCACGGATGGCAATTAAAGGTCATTTCATTTTAGAGGGATTCTGCATCTAAAAAAATCCTGCACGTATATTTGTTTTAGCAGGAacctttttttaaactattttgGGTGTCATCATAATCTAGCAGTCTCAAGTTGTCCAGCAATTTCTGGCAGCCCAATTTGATTACTTGGATTTAAGATAGCCTCTACTGAATTGATTAGGTTGTTTTGATCAAAAACGTGTCCCTAATTGCTTTCACATTGGTCCATCTTATAAAAGTAATTCACCAGCTTAGCAAGTTTCTGATATCTATACCTCTTTGATCTATTAAATGTGAAATTGGCTACTTctctcatatttttcttttttctcttaacTTCTCTTCAACTACATACACTAGTTCTAAGCAATAAAAGCACATCAAACTATCATATAAACCTACAAAACCCCAATCGGAAATCCCTTAATCACCTTTTAAACCGTCAACAGTCATTCATGACTCAACCACTACTCCTTCCCTGCAGGACCTCCATGATATTACAATTCTACCTTGTGTGAAGATAACCATTGTTTTCCCTTTCATAATTAACATTCAGAACAACATAACCATCCTCCTTAAAACTAAATTGATTGATTCATCACCAAGTAATGCGGAATACTAATATATTGAGTAGTGTATCGCAAAGTAATGCCAAATAATCAAGCGATATGAAATTGAGACTTCAAAGAAAGacataagtaaataaataggATGATTACCAACTGTATCTAAGAGTGCACCAATTTTTCCAGTCCGAGCTGGTCTAAAGCTTGATATATATTTCCTGATATAACatcataagaaaattatataacaattaaggTGAACAGCCAGCGGCCCGTAATATATATGatgataagaaaatgatataatatagGAAGGCTTTTAAGAGCAAACCATCCAGTCGAACTACGGCGGTCatagttttttattgtatcTTCCAGTTCTAACGCCTCCATCACATAGGTCATATACTCGCTGCAATAATAACTCTTGAGTAAGAGAATATAATTTGACATTCAAAACAGTATTGCAATAAACTGAGATTTCACAAATGCACTCTTTGTGAATATGGAGGAAGAACAGTGCTTCAACAAAtggtaatatttattaatatttactacTCTACTAGATTTGTTGGATCAATGTCATAAAAGTTACATCGAAAGCAAGAAGCAGAAACAATTTGTACATGGGAAATAAAACCAAATTAACAATTACGTAGACGCTGGGTAAACAAACATTATTCATATAAACAGAATCGTTTAGCCAGactctatatataaaatataagatgTAGTGAAAGTACTGGTCAACTACAACTTCTGAATAAGCAAATAAGAATGCTTTACCATTAATGAGTAAAGAAGTTGAAAGGGAACTGTGATATATGATCATGTTTATGAAAACTTCTCAAATTCAGACCTACGTAAACTTTAGCCTTACAGAATTTGTGTGAAGGGAGGAGGAAAGTACACAATAGGAACCTTTTTTCTTATGTAGGTTTGAATTATCTTAACACATAGgttaagaaagaaagaaaaatcttctCAAATTTGTGTATGTTACAAAAACAAAGATTCTCTGTAGAATCTAAGCAGGAAAGATTTATCatgttttcaatattttgtgtAAGGCAGATATTCTGGCCCAACCAAGTAGCATATCTAAAATAATGGACAATCTAAGAGTTATGGGTGCTGACGCAAAAGTCCACTAGGGGGACAAGACTGATGCAGTCATCTAAGTACAAATAGGAAAGTCTGAAGACTGCAGCAACTAGTTTTCAACAGATGATAGGAAGCATCAAAAGAATGAATGCTGATATGGCAAGTACATCTACAAAGGAAGTGACAAACACAATGCCAACATTAAACATTATGATTCAATTATACCTTTTATACCGGTAATACTCCTCTCTAGCTCTGCGGAGATGACGCCTTAGAGTTGCCATTGATTTCTCATCTGTATCATAGTCCATATCATTTTCCCCCAATCTGCCACCTTGCGGCTTGAAGAATGGATCTTCTTTAAACTGGTCACAGAATTGAAAGCACTAATATTAGCACCTTGTTGAAACAAGTGAATTTGAAAAAGTATGTAGCATGTAGTACCATTTGAGTTAACATATCATCAATAACATTCATGTAGGGTCTCAAAGGATCCCGCTTGGACATTTGATTTGATGTTGCTTGAGCTACCTGTTGGGGTAAAtcatcattaaaagaaaaatgccaaCAAGTACAATCACACTTCTAAcaagtaaaaacaaatatgaaagAGAGACCCTTTTTCTATAATGAACAGGAATTTTCTGCTAAGAAGTCTAATTCATAATCCACCTGTCAAACATTTTTCTGGTGATCAGGAACTAGAAGATTGATACATAATAAGAACTCAGCCAATTAGACGTTTCTATAGAAACAAAAAGGCAAGCACAACTGCCAGAGACCTATATATATGGCCATAAATACATAGTCCTTTTAGATTTTAAGGCAGACATGTAAGATAATTCAACTTTATTTCCAATAATGACAATTTCCACATAGTCCTTACATAAGTGGCCTCATCAACcagttattatataaaattagagAGAGAACTTACTACAATAGCATTTGAAAGATCTTGATGAGCATCGTCAAGTTTCACAGCCATTTTGGCTATTTTATGAGAAAGAACTTTCTGGCGAGTGGTCCAATCAGCATTTTTCCAACAGCTTTTGGGAATTTCACTCAAGCCGAAACCAAGAAGAAACGCACCAGTAACAAGTCCAAATGTATTTGAGCAGGCCATGGCAAAACCCAGAACACCTCTGCTCCTGTTAAAAGAAATCAACCAACAATATATGAGAACATATTACTTGATTGGAGAGAATCCATCAGATGTGGCAGTTTGTGCAGCATATTCGATAGCCAGTTAAacattttgattacaaataACACACAGCAAGTGAGACAAGATTCACTTCTATAATATTTAGTTGTATAAATGGGCCAACAACACAGGAGCTGAGAATAAGAAAGAACAATTTACTACAGATCTCGAGGAACCTTTGGCATGGACAAGGTCGGCCAAGAAGAAACCATAATcgaacaaaaaagaaaatcaaatttaggaACACAAGACATGTACCGAATTTTGTGCATTGTGATGAGGAGAATAAGCCCAAAAAGACCAATTGATCCCACAATCAAATAGAAGAGCAAGTTAGCATGCACGCTAGTCCTCAATCTTTCTGTCACAGTAAAGTCACCGGCATCTTCAAAACCCTGAATAAGCGGCACCACAGCCCTGTTTAGAGATaacataatttagaaaatgaggattgTGCATCTATGAGCGGCAAAACCAAAGAGAAGCATCTCCAAGAAGAATGATTGGTAATCTCTTATTTAGCCAAAGAGAGAACAAGAAGACAAGCTATCATATAAAAAggcaaaatgataaaaatgataaaaatgataatgagTCAAAACTACTCCCAAGGTTAGAAAGTGGCACTATTGTGTAGAGTCGGACAAGCAGAAATATATTAGGTCTGTGAACACGTGGTGGTGGTAAACTTATTGCAGAAAACAGTGACCGACAGAAAACCATCTACCAAGCATGTTAGTGAGGCACCAAATAGACAGTGAAACCATTCCAGTTTATGGTGATTACCACGAATAAATTCAGTCCAATGGTGCTAGCTAAGTGCTCAACTACAAGTGGTCaaacatttttcatatatCATACCAAACCAATCAAAGGGTTCTTAACTGCTACAGAACAAGTAAATGAAGCTCAAAAGAGATTGAATGATTAATATGTTTAAAAGCGGATGCAAACAATTGGCACAATGATAACTCAAGgaaagcaaaaataaagatCAAAAAGAGAAATTCATAAATGAAGTGAGTAAGTTGACATATTGCATACCAAGTAAGTAAAAACGTACTCCAATATGACAAGCTCCAAAGGACCGAGATGCCTCCATTCTCATTATGATGTGGTGGATTCGATATTGTCTGTAAATGTAATGAAAGAATCGAGTAGTTATACTCATCAAACCAGAATCAAATAGAAGCTTTTGCCATCATTGCCAAATCCCTAACAAAAGGCATTTCCCCAAAATTGAATCGACTAATGATCGTTAAACATAGAGGCTCGGacgaaaaagaaggaaaacaGAATTGACAAGCTCACCGTCCAAATATCGGCGGGAACGAGGATGATGATGGAGAGAGAACAGAACCAGGTGTATCCAACGGTGAATAAAACGTAACGAGGAACCTCGGGCCCAGCGAAGTATCTCAACGTCATAAGCACCATGCCTAGGGTTAACGGCAGCGAGATCAAATAGAACACCCACATCCTTCActatttctttatcttttgatcTCGCTTTCGGTCGCCTTCGCCGGGAAATTGTATCCGGGGGGCCCGCCCGAGCTGACCTGATTATCGCAGCGACTATGAATGCAGTGCGCCGATGGGGGCTGGGTGCGGGTAATGTTCCGGGCGCGCGTTGCGTTTTTGggttaattgattaattaatttatttattttgatgtgtttttcttcttcttttaaatgcTTCGTCGTGGCCCCCGGGTCATGGCTTCAAGACTATGTTTTGCGTTTTCCGTATTTCTGAAACTTCAAAGGAAGGAGGTCAGCGTGGGACCCGCGTAGAGATCTATGGCCGAGACTTGGGGGCCTCTTTGCTTCCAGCAGGGAATCCGGTGCCGGGACCCCTATTGTCTGCTGACTCACATCTTTTTCCcgtcaaaatatatttatggcAATTTTGCGTTACTTACgtttcatgttttttttttcttaacgtCGTAGTTAAATGTTACATgttattttggaaaaaatgaaagtaacaagattattaattactgtATTGTTTACATATCCATAGGAACCTTTTGCAGATTTATATAACAcatttcaaaaggatttattGTAGACGGGATTGGTAATTTTGGAGCTCATTAGGCCACATAAAAGCAAATGCTTTTATTCATTAAGAATTCGataaaccaaacaaaaacaaaaaatatcgTACTTATAAACCCTCAGGTTAAGTTACGTAAGATAAATTTGTCATTTGATCATTTATTTGAGATTAGTGTACTATCCCATCATAGACCCCTCCACATTCTCAAATAGTATACTATTACTGTCATCTCTTTCTCTTGGACCACAcctctcaaattttattgagataTTGACTCTCATACGCAAGAACTCattataactaaaatatttgattttaagatGAAAATGAACGTGTAACACAACTCAACAATCCCCACTCAAAAAACAACTAATAGGCCTGGATCTTTTCGTCCTATGTAGTATTCTCTAGCTACTGGAGACTCATTTTGGCTCTTGTTCTGATACTTATGGAGTGATTGAACCTCATATCTTTAGGTATCAAGTTTTAAAAACTATCTTATTAGGTAAATGGACTTATAAACTCAAGTAACTTCCATTGATCTAACCAACTCAGGACATGactcaacaataataatatatatgtatatacgtACGTAAGTATGTATTTCATAAAACGCGGTGagtttgttaattatttgataagcTTACGAGACACATACGTATACTTCAGATCTCATAATTTTCCAAGTCGTCTATCTTGCTAAGCCATCTCCACTCTTCAcgtttc
This window contains:
- the LOC102625291 gene encoding uncharacterized protein LOC102625291 isoform X1 gives rise to the protein MWVFYLISLPLTLGMVLMTLRYFAGPEVPRYVLFTVGYTWFCSLSIIILVPADIWTTISNPPHHNENGGISVLWSLSYWSTFLLTWAVVPLIQGFEDAGDFTVTERLRTSVHANLLFYLIVGSIGLFGLILLITMHKIRSRGVLGFAMACSNTFGLVTGAFLLGFGLSEIPKSCWKNADWTTRQKVLSHKIAKMAVKLDDAHQDLSNAIVVAQATSNQMSKRDPLRPYMNVIDDMLTQMFKEDPFFKPQGGRLGENDMDYDTDEKSMATLRRHLRRAREEYYRYKSEYMTYVMEALELEDTIKNYDRRSSTGWKYISSFRPARTGKIGALLDTVEFVWKCILRKQIQKLLAIILGTMSAAILLAEATLLPSGVDLSLFSILVNSVKSEEVFVQLFAFVPLMYMCICTYYSLFKVGMLMFYSLTPRQTSSVNLLMICSMIARYAAPISFNFLNLISLKEGRRTIFEKRMGNIDSAVPFFGEGFNKIYPLIMVIYTLLVASNFFDRVIDFFGSWKRFRFQTEVDDMDGFDPSGLIILQKERSWLEQGRQVGENVVPLARNFINTDFESGDMTPVEMKATTSLVNDGMKGSTSKPSKEDARKYSTSREAISNKYAGMRELSRQTSSAKPVEQNIASTKVSLLDTGKSSNDTTGGPSSVLASKWESMKTSFRSFRANMGAKRLLPLHQNKDTRLVSRADSSDSESLDEIFQRLKRPSLQHENFADEDDNQNDTK